One Patescibacteria group bacterium DNA window includes the following coding sequences:
- a CDS encoding nucleotidyltransferase domain-containing protein — translation MPNTLLIQEVTKVLRNKYKKFKAIRSAYIFGSLLTDNFHKKSDVDILFIVEDVKDRCEFLKKIKAVRTTVKDLKLDINIVFEREFRHLWHIFRPPTFFIWIKQQNILLWGKDSLRDLRKEKITVKTIYKRAVDLSQGCRSVYLNDKDVAFWETRYIRWLRELQYGILYLYGEIELDSKLCSKKLGTALPEIKKQTQLLSKKTLPIKSLSEIAEKFVLCVYKNFVKKT, via the coding sequence ATGCCGAATACTCTATTGATTCAAGAAGTTACAAAAGTATTGAGGAATAAATACAAAAAATTTAAGGCTATCCGATCAGCTTATATTTTTGGAAGTCTATTAACAGACAATTTTCATAAAAAAAGTGATGTAGATATATTGTTTATTGTTGAGGATGTTAAAGATCGCTGTGAATTTTTGAAAAAAATTAAAGCTGTGCGCACCACAGTGAAGGATTTAAAATTAGATATTAATATTGTATTTGAAAGAGAGTTTCGCCATCTTTGGCATATTTTTAGACCACCAACATTCTTTATCTGGATTAAACAGCAAAATATATTATTATGGGGCAAAGACTCTCTGCGTGATCTTAGAAAAGAAAAAATTACCGTAAAGACTATATACAAACGCGCCGTCGATTTATCCCAAGGCTGTAGGTCTGTATATTTGAATGATAAAGATGTGGCATTTTGGGAAACTAGATATATCAGATGGCTACGCGAGTTGCAATACGGAATATTATATCTTTATGGGGAGATTGAGTTAGATTCAAAATTATGCAGTAAAAAACTAGGCACAGCTCTCCCTGAAATCAAAAAACAAACACAACTTTTGTCAAAAAAAACATTGCCCATTAAATCCCTCTCTGAAATAGCTGAAAAATTTGTACTCTGTGTTTACAAAAATTTTGTCAAAAAAACATGA